One Nocardia iowensis DNA window includes the following coding sequences:
- a CDS encoding DUF742 domain-containing protein, translating to MNRPGRDDTPDRLYTLTGGRSKPDSDSFDLVTLVVSECAPTQGMQSEHVAILDMCRAPTAVVEIAAELRIPVGIATILLSDLLHAGKITVRHPNVGLDPDAPWNSVPDSTTLEKVLVGLRNL from the coding sequence GTGAACAGGCCAGGCCGCGACGACACCCCCGACCGCCTCTACACACTGACCGGCGGACGCAGCAAACCGGACTCGGACAGCTTCGACCTGGTCACCCTGGTGGTCAGCGAGTGCGCGCCGACGCAGGGCATGCAGTCCGAGCATGTGGCGATCCTCGACATGTGCCGGGCCCCGACCGCCGTCGTCGAGATCGCCGCCGAACTGCGCATACCGGTCGGCATCGCCACGATCCTGCTGTCGGACCTGCTGCACGCGGGCAAGATCACCGTCCGGCATCCCAATGTCGGCCTCGATCCCGACGCGCCGTGGAATTCGGTGCCCGACTCAACCACCCTCGAGAAGGTGCTCGTTGGACTCCGCAACCTTTGA
- a CDS encoding roadblock/LC7 domain-containing protein, translated as MTTSVPSQLSWLLEQLLARTPRTRHALLLSGDGLKICHTPELGMDKADQLAAIAAGIQSLSHGASVEFGDGRGGVRQSMTEFYGGILFIVEAGLAAHIAVVAAEDADAGLVGHNMRELVEQLGHHLASTPRVGGASVP; from the coding sequence ATGACCACGTCTGTGCCGTCGCAGCTGAGCTGGCTGTTGGAGCAACTGCTCGCCCGTACCCCACGCACCCGCCACGCGCTGCTGCTCTCCGGTGACGGTCTCAAGATCTGCCACACACCGGAACTCGGCATGGACAAGGCCGATCAGCTCGCCGCCATCGCCGCGGGCATCCAGAGCCTGTCGCACGGTGCTTCCGTCGAGTTCGGTGACGGTAGAGGCGGTGTGCGCCAGTCGATGACGGAGTTCTACGGCGGCATCCTGTTCATCGTCGAGGCAGGTCTCGCGGCACACATCGCGGTTGTCGCCGCCGAGGACGCCGACGCGGGCCTGGTCGGCCACAACATGCGGGAACTGGTGGAACAGCTGGGCCATCATCTCGCGTCCACCCCGCGCGTCGGGGGAGCGAGCGTGCCGTGA
- a CDS encoding sensor histidine kinase codes for MIAVFLAPTDFRVPLTLGAVLSAIALCATVTAAVYYRGEAVRARRAAAAVTAEASARIAAASEAAAAQAWESKNSESRRSAAMAAFAGAAGRMQAMTTSMLAELREMEHRHADPKVLADLLLLDHRTAQAGRLADSIAVLSGARSGRRWAKPIAMESILRGAMGRVAGYQRVRLRAVAEIAIAGHAAEGVMHTLAELLDNACNFSPPTTEVHVYAAEVPAGVVITIEDSGLVMSESALRRAEQTVSSAGPDGRRQHSADLSSLSGTRLGLAVVGHLARKHGLTVSYRPSAIGGTAVVVVVPRDLTARLDRSQPASLATSPSLRIASPPSASLPTPNASVATAPATAPNPAAATNPAAANPAAAANPGAAANPGAAADPAAAAKPAAAATSAAAASPTTTTTLPAAATLPAATHAAPASPAAATLPAATPAAASPAAAASPGAAEAAAATTPPGSPTAATPPAATSDASVSPGAATLRAAAAMSTDAASPAAAKSAAAANPATAAEPAPRPAAASPVSATLPAAVVTPVATPPTAATPPAAHQSQPVSQPAPTVEVTSMGLPKRRRGSTLAAVHPAGLSLPKPDAPAATPPVVTAASFGAFQRALAGRDPESPAAATPSPSPTVAVENDR; via the coding sequence GTGATCGCGGTGTTCCTCGCCCCGACCGACTTCCGCGTCCCGCTGACATTGGGTGCCGTGCTATCGGCGATTGCGTTGTGCGCCACGGTGACCGCGGCGGTGTACTACCGCGGCGAAGCCGTGCGGGCCCGACGAGCGGCTGCGGCCGTGACCGCTGAGGCGAGCGCCCGGATTGCGGCCGCGAGTGAGGCCGCGGCCGCGCAGGCGTGGGAGTCGAAGAACAGCGAGAGCCGCCGGTCCGCGGCGATGGCCGCCTTCGCCGGTGCCGCCGGCCGCATGCAGGCGATGACCACCAGCATGCTCGCCGAGCTGCGCGAGATGGAGCACCGGCACGCCGACCCCAAGGTGCTCGCCGACCTGCTGCTGCTGGACCATCGCACCGCGCAGGCCGGTCGTCTCGCCGACAGCATCGCGGTGCTCAGCGGTGCCCGATCCGGGCGGCGCTGGGCCAAACCCATTGCCATGGAATCGATCCTGCGTGGCGCCATGGGCCGGGTCGCGGGCTATCAGCGGGTCCGGCTGCGCGCCGTCGCCGAAATCGCCATCGCCGGTCACGCGGCCGAAGGCGTGATGCACACGCTGGCCGAACTCCTCGACAACGCCTGCAATTTCTCCCCGCCCACCACCGAGGTGCACGTCTACGCCGCCGAGGTGCCCGCCGGTGTGGTGATTACCATCGAGGACAGCGGACTGGTGATGAGCGAATCGGCGCTGCGCCGCGCCGAACAGACGGTATCGAGCGCGGGCCCGGACGGTCGCCGCCAGCATTCCGCGGACCTGTCCTCGCTCAGCGGCACCCGGCTCGGTCTCGCCGTCGTCGGACACCTCGCCCGCAAGCACGGCCTCACCGTGTCCTACCGCCCCTCCGCCATCGGCGGAACCGCAGTGGTCGTGGTCGTGCCCCGCGATCTCACCGCCCGCCTTGATCGTTCGCAACCGGCCTCGCTCGCGACAAGCCCGTCGCTGCGCATCGCATCACCCCCCTCGGCCTCGCTACCCACCCCCAACGCGTCAGTTGCCACCGCACCGGCAACCGCCCCCAACCCAGCCGCTGCCACCAACCCTGCCGCCGCCAACCCTGCTGCTGCCGCGAACCCTGGTGCCGCCGCGAACCCTGGCGCCGCCGCGGACCCTGCTGCTGCCGCGAAGCCTGCTGCCGCCGCCACGTCTGCTGCCGCTGCGTCGCCCACCACCACCACCACGCTGCCCGCAGCCGCCACCCTGCCCGCCGCTACGCACGCTGCCCCCGCGTCGCCTGCCGCCGCCACGCTGCCCGCCGCCACACCTGCTGCTGCGTCGCCCGCTGCCGCAGCGTCGCCTGGGGCCGCCGAGGCCGCTGCTGCCACCACGCCCCCTGGGTCACCTACGGCTGCCACGCCGCCCGCCGCCACGTCTGATGCCTCCGTATCGCCGGGTGCCGCCACGCTGCGCGCAGCCGCTGCCATGTCTACTGACGCCGCGTCGCCGGCTGCCGCCAAGTCTGCTGCGGCCGCCAACCCCGCCACTGCCGCGGAGCCCGCCCCCAGACCTGCTGCTGCGTCGCCTGTCTCGGCCACCCTGCCTGCTGCTGTCGTCACGCCCGTCGCCACGCCGCCCACAGCTGCCACGCCGCCTGCCGCTCACCAGTCGCAGCCCGTTTCTCAACCGGCGCCGACCGTCGAGGTCACCAGCATGGGGCTACCGAAGCGGCGCCGCGGCAGCACACTGGCCGCCGTCCACCCTGCGGGCCTTTCCCTACCCAAGCCCGACGCGCCCGCGGCGACCCCGCCGGTGGTGACCGCTGCCTCCTTCGGCGCGTTTCAGCGCGCGTTGGCGGGCCGGGATCCCGAGAGTCCCGCTGCCGCAACACCTTCCCCGTCCCCTACCGTTGCCGTGGAGAATGATCGATGA
- a CDS encoding DUF7691 family protein has translation MSYSLSVYVVELDRVRAAVGSRDDKLRRMIGGRFKAQLAHADDWFADEIGNGAPTRYDAVRAVVDGGPFDPSHGFQYAYAYQTICQFYGRFLDNRYFSPFRGSWLEQVDEGLAELGIKAISLADFVYHALPAALPEPDELPGYGEWTPEQCAEALVQWESTTPKDREEIDHEVLAAIESCMEWIREAQARPGWGIAGFFF, from the coding sequence ATGAGTTACAGCCTGAGCGTTTACGTCGTCGAACTGGATAGGGTCAGGGCCGCCGTCGGCTCGCGGGACGACAAGCTCCGGCGGATGATCGGCGGCCGGTTCAAGGCCCAGCTCGCGCATGCCGACGACTGGTTCGCCGACGAGATCGGCAACGGCGCTCCGACCCGCTACGACGCGGTGCGTGCCGTCGTCGACGGCGGCCCGTTCGATCCGTCGCACGGCTTTCAGTACGCCTATGCGTACCAAACGATCTGCCAGTTCTACGGCAGATTCCTGGATAACCGCTACTTCTCGCCGTTCCGCGGCAGCTGGCTGGAACAGGTCGACGAGGGCCTCGCCGAACTCGGCATCAAGGCGATCAGCCTCGCCGACTTCGTCTACCATGCCTTACCAGCCGCACTACCCGAACCCGACGAGCTCCCCGGCTACGGCGAATGGACCCCGGAACAATGCGCGGAAGCGTTGGTGCAGTGGGAATCCACCACTCCGAAGGACCGCGAGGAGATCGACCACGAGGTGCTCGCGGCCATCGAATCGTGCATGGAGTGGATCCGCGAGGCGCAGGCGCGGCCGGGCTGGGGGATCGCGGGGTTCTTCTTCTGA
- a CDS encoding alpha/beta fold hydrolase translates to MELTHRFVTTNGVRMHVAEQGAGYPVIFCHGFPHTWFIWHHQLAAVAAAGYRAIAPDLRGYGQTDIPAEVDSYTNEAVIGDLLGLLDDIGAEQAVFVGLDFGAALVWELALRAPERVRGVIVLNNPFAPRPPRAPSQLWAKAAARHFLHLHYFQAPGVADAELGARPREFLARVYYSLSADYHYLDTWQFPAEGTGYLDVLPAAPPLPWRWLSQNEFDVLAQDFERTGFTGGLNWYRALDRNWELTADYTDASVTVPAYFLYGDRDPDMEGFSGRDPLATLRRYVPELREVTKIADAGHLVQLERAAEVDALLTAHLRQLVPNPSDVPA, encoded by the coding sequence GTGGAGTTGACGCATCGGTTCGTGACGACCAACGGCGTCCGGATGCACGTCGCCGAACAGGGTGCGGGGTATCCGGTGATCTTCTGCCATGGCTTCCCGCACACCTGGTTCATCTGGCACCACCAGCTGGCCGCGGTCGCCGCGGCCGGGTACCGGGCGATCGCTCCCGACCTGCGCGGCTACGGGCAGACCGACATACCGGCCGAAGTCGATTCGTATACGAACGAGGCGGTGATCGGTGATCTGCTCGGCCTGCTCGACGACATCGGCGCCGAGCAGGCGGTGTTCGTCGGCCTCGATTTCGGCGCGGCGCTGGTGTGGGAGTTGGCCTTGCGCGCACCGGAGCGGGTGCGCGGCGTCATCGTGTTGAACAACCCCTTCGCGCCGCGGCCGCCGCGGGCTCCGTCGCAGCTGTGGGCCAAGGCTGCCGCGCGACACTTCCTGCACCTGCACTACTTTCAGGCCCCCGGCGTGGCCGACGCGGAACTGGGTGCGCGACCGAGGGAGTTCCTGGCGCGGGTGTACTACTCGCTGAGCGCCGACTACCACTACCTCGACACCTGGCAGTTTCCGGCGGAGGGCACCGGATACCTCGATGTGCTGCCGGCAGCCCCGCCGCTGCCGTGGCGTTGGCTTTCCCAGAACGAATTCGACGTTCTGGCACAGGATTTCGAACGCACGGGGTTCACCGGCGGCCTGAACTGGTATCGGGCACTCGACCGCAACTGGGAGCTCACGGCGGATTACACCGACGCGTCCGTCACGGTCCCCGCCTACTTCCTCTACGGCGATCGCGACCCGGACATGGAGGGATTCAGCGGCCGCGACCCCCTGGCGACGTTGCGCCGCTACGTCCCCGAGTTGCGTGAGGTGACGAAGATCGCCGACGCCGGTCACCTGGTTCAGCTGGAGCGCGCGGCGGAGGTCGACGCATTGCTCACGGCCCACCTGCGCCAACTCGTCCCGAACCCGTCCGACGTGCCCGCGTAG
- a CDS encoding SDR family NAD(P)-dependent oxidoreductase, which translates to MSGIPKALDGKIAVVTGASRGIGKGIALELGAAGATVYVTGRSATPGRLPGTVHETAAAIDAAGGVGIPFVCDHRDDDAVQRLFQLIRDERGRLDVLVNNVYNSPAAARWLGKPFWEVPPKAWDETFDIGVRSHYVASVFAAPLLIESGGLIVNISSPGARRYMHNAVYGVAKSALDRLTADMAHNLSDTEVTVVSLWPGIVDTELLQLVPADAQGQRLVTLPGEGTFDLAAAETPRFPGRAVVALATDPDRRSRTGSAWRVADLAESYAFTDVDGRVPRAD; encoded by the coding sequence GTGAGCGGAATACCAAAGGCACTCGATGGCAAGATCGCGGTGGTCACCGGCGCGAGCCGCGGCATCGGCAAGGGCATCGCGCTGGAGCTCGGGGCGGCCGGTGCGACGGTGTACGTCACCGGCCGCTCGGCAACGCCCGGTCGCTTGCCGGGCACGGTGCACGAGACCGCGGCCGCGATCGACGCGGCGGGCGGTGTCGGCATCCCGTTCGTCTGCGACCACCGCGACGACGACGCGGTGCAGCGGCTGTTCCAGCTGATCCGCGACGAGCGCGGCCGCCTCGACGTGCTGGTGAACAATGTCTACAACTCCCCCGCCGCGGCCCGCTGGCTCGGCAAGCCGTTCTGGGAGGTGCCGCCGAAGGCATGGGACGAGACGTTCGATATCGGCGTCCGATCGCATTATGTGGCAAGCGTTTTCGCGGCTCCGCTGTTGATCGAGTCGGGCGGTCTGATCGTCAACATTTCCTCGCCGGGCGCGCGCCGGTACATGCACAACGCGGTGTACGGCGTCGCCAAGTCCGCACTGGACCGGCTCACCGCCGACATGGCACACAACCTGTCCGACACCGAGGTCACCGTGGTCTCACTGTGGCCCGGCATCGTGGATACCGAACTGCTGCAACTGGTTCCGGCCGACGCACAGGGTCAGCGCCTGGTCACCCTGCCGGGCGAGGGCACCTTCGACCTAGCCGCGGCGGAAACACCCCGCTTTCCCGGCCGGGCGGTCGTCGCGCTGGCCACCGACCCCGACCGCCGCTCCCGCACCGGATCGGCCTGGCGCGTCGCGGATCTCGCCGAGTCCTACGCCTTCACCGACGTCGACGGCCGCGTCCCGCGCGCGGACTGA
- a CDS encoding LysR family transcriptional regulator: MDVELRHLRAYLVLCEEANYTRAAARLHLSQPALTRTIQQLERLVECRLIERTSRRFELTDEGAELLTHARRILADVDTVTAQLRSRAAIEVGFAWLLPATWLAATRRRYEAIGGRITLRRIDDPLAALEARSIDIALFRRATRLPSHLESRVIATEQRVLAVAANSPLAEATDLRWADLADYPLVVNVVSGTTHAGSWEQADPDRPIITCRNFDEWIELVAANRGIGGVPALARSRAPHPGVVYLDIPDAPPSHVYLAWHSKPAPSRTVQRFLGVA; encoded by the coding sequence ATGGACGTTGAGCTGCGGCACCTGCGGGCGTACCTCGTGCTGTGCGAGGAGGCGAACTACACCCGTGCAGCGGCCCGCCTCCACCTGAGTCAGCCCGCGCTGACCAGGACGATTCAGCAGTTGGAGCGGCTGGTCGAGTGCAGGTTGATCGAACGCACCTCGCGCCGCTTCGAACTGACCGACGAGGGTGCGGAGCTGCTGACACACGCGCGGCGGATCCTCGCCGACGTCGACACGGTCACCGCGCAGCTGCGCTCGCGGGCCGCCATCGAGGTGGGCTTCGCGTGGCTACTACCCGCCACCTGGTTGGCGGCCACCCGCCGTCGCTATGAGGCCATCGGCGGTCGGATCACGCTGCGCCGCATCGATGATCCGCTGGCCGCACTCGAGGCCAGATCGATCGATATTGCGCTGTTCCGCAGGGCGACCCGGCTACCGAGCCATCTCGAATCCCGGGTCATCGCGACCGAACAGCGGGTGCTCGCCGTCGCCGCGAATTCCCCCCTCGCCGAGGCCACCGACCTGCGCTGGGCCGATCTGGCCGACTATCCCCTGGTGGTGAATGTGGTGTCCGGCACTACCCACGCCGGTTCGTGGGAACAGGCCGACCCGGATCGGCCGATCATCACCTGCCGGAACTTCGACGAGTGGATCGAACTGGTCGCGGCGAACCGGGGGATCGGCGGCGTACCCGCGTTGGCACGCAGCCGCGCACCCCACCCTGGCGTTGTCTACCTGGACATTCCGGACGCCCCACCTTCCCACGTTTACCTCGCGTGGCACTCCAAGCCCGCGCCGTCGCGCACGGTGCAGCGCTTCCTCGGCGTCGCGTGA
- a CDS encoding YbfB/YjiJ family MFS transporter, whose product MTATLAPAPRSSLAPAFAAAAGLAAAVGVGRFIYTPLLPIMADAHRISAHDGAVIATANYAGYLLGAILLTRWPELNSRNIFRLSAALLIVSEALMAVPAPALFGAALRLIAGVTSAVVFVACAGVAARHGSSRDAAGIAFSGVGFGIALTGLLVLAVRPFLGWQSMWLVSAVLTAVLLLPTVGLDIQPGRRAGKATIRSTGAWRALLVAYFLEGLGYIVIGTFLVAAVSDQRGQVVGSAIWVVVGAVAVPTTVLWGVAARRWAPAVALPIALLAQCVSAVLPAVSTAVWPAVLSATLFGATFMGIVMLAIRVGGELSDSGAAAPLTAVYGAGQMLGPLVVAPVIGDSYPAAFAIAAVVLAAATIAAGMVTRLIRRT is encoded by the coding sequence GTGACCGCTACCCTCGCTCCCGCACCACGCAGCAGTCTCGCCCCCGCCTTCGCGGCCGCCGCCGGATTGGCCGCCGCGGTTGGCGTCGGCCGTTTCATCTACACGCCGCTGCTGCCGATCATGGCGGACGCGCACCGGATCAGCGCGCACGACGGTGCGGTAATCGCGACCGCCAATTACGCGGGTTACCTGCTCGGCGCGATTCTGCTCACTCGATGGCCGGAACTGAACAGCCGCAATATCTTTCGTCTTTCAGCCGCGCTGCTGATCGTCAGCGAGGCGCTGATGGCCGTGCCCGCGCCCGCGCTGTTCGGTGCCGCGTTGCGCCTGATCGCCGGTGTCACCAGCGCGGTCGTGTTCGTCGCGTGCGCCGGGGTGGCCGCACGACACGGCAGCAGTCGGGACGCGGCCGGAATCGCCTTCAGCGGAGTCGGATTCGGGATCGCGCTCACCGGGTTGCTGGTGCTGGCGGTGCGGCCGTTCCTGGGTTGGCAGAGCATGTGGCTCGTTTCGGCGGTGCTGACGGCGGTGTTGCTGCTGCCCACGGTGGGTTTGGATATCCAGCCGGGTCGTCGCGCTGGCAAGGCCACCATCCGCTCGACGGGCGCGTGGCGGGCGCTGCTCGTCGCCTACTTCCTGGAAGGCCTCGGCTACATCGTGATCGGAACGTTCCTGGTAGCGGCGGTCAGTGATCAGCGGGGGCAGGTGGTCGGCTCGGCGATCTGGGTGGTGGTCGGCGCGGTCGCGGTGCCGACAACTGTGCTGTGGGGCGTTGCCGCGCGCCGCTGGGCGCCGGCCGTGGCCTTGCCGATCGCGTTACTGGCGCAATGCGTTTCGGCGGTGCTGCCCGCCGTCTCGACCGCGGTCTGGCCTGCCGTGCTCTCGGCGACACTGTTCGGCGCGACCTTCATGGGCATCGTCATGCTGGCGATACGGGTCGGCGGCGAGCTGTCGGACAGCGGCGCGGCCGCACCACTCACCGCCGTCTATGGCGCGGGGCAGATGTTGGGTCCGTTGGTGGTGGCGCCGGTGATCGGCGACAGCTATCCGGCCGCGTTCGCCATCGCCGCCGTCGTGCTGGCGGCTGCGACGATCGCGGCCGGTATGGTGACGCGCCTGATCAGGCGAACTTGA
- the secG gene encoding preprotein translocase subunit SecG yields MRMFLDILLIITSVLLVLLVLLHRAKGGGLSSLFGGGVQSSLSGSTVVEKNLDRLTVFTGLVWVIAILGIGLEIKFA; encoded by the coding sequence ATGCGGATGTTTCTGGATATCCTCCTGATCATCACCAGCGTGCTGCTGGTGCTGCTGGTGCTGCTGCACCGCGCCAAGGGTGGAGGTCTGTCCAGCCTGTTCGGTGGCGGTGTGCAGTCCAGCCTCTCTGGCTCGACCGTCGTGGAGAAGAACCTCGACCGCCTCACCGTCTTCACCGGGCTGGTGTGGGTCATCGCCATCCTCGGCATCGGCCTGGAGATCAAGTTCGCCTGA
- a CDS encoding maleylpyruvate isomerase family mycothiol-dependent enzyme, translated as MDVVAEAVRTMARRFADLASSAPDQPVTATPDWSIVDVLGHVAMEPSRYRELALGGGRWPARAADLPAFNAEQIATLPTRDPRELAAKLVADTDEFLATVADADADRTMMFDGDQRIRVDRSRGTLLGEFVVHGYDIARTLGRSWPIEPSHVPIILDGLNQVVPGWVDAAKADGHTATYELRLRGLTRYVYRFTDGQLTINPAEPGPVDVHISADPVVALLLNYGRIGPWRPALTGRVITWGRKPWLGLGFSGRFLPA; from the coding sequence ATGGATGTCGTGGCGGAAGCGGTACGGACGATGGCTCGCAGGTTCGCCGATCTGGCGTCGTCGGCACCGGACCAGCCGGTCACCGCCACGCCGGACTGGTCGATCGTCGACGTCCTCGGTCACGTCGCGATGGAGCCGTCACGCTATCGGGAACTGGCGCTCGGCGGAGGTCGGTGGCCAGCCCGCGCGGCCGACCTGCCCGCGTTCAATGCCGAGCAGATCGCGACCTTGCCGACCCGCGACCCGCGCGAACTGGCCGCGAAGCTGGTGGCCGACACCGATGAGTTCCTCGCGACGGTTGCCGACGCCGACGCCGATCGCACGATGATGTTCGACGGCGACCAGCGTATTCGCGTCGACCGGTCGCGCGGCACGTTGCTCGGCGAATTCGTCGTGCACGGGTACGACATCGCGCGCACGCTCGGCCGGAGCTGGCCGATCGAGCCGTCGCACGTACCGATCATTCTGGACGGGCTGAACCAGGTGGTGCCGGGTTGGGTCGACGCGGCCAAAGCCGATGGTCACACCGCCACCTACGAACTGCGGTTACGCGGTCTGACGCGATACGTGTACCGATTCACCGACGGACAGTTGACAATCAACCCGGCCGAGCCCGGTCCCGTCGACGTGCACATCAGCGCCGACCCGGTGGTCGCGCTGCTGCTCAACTACGGCCGGATCGGACCGTGGCGTCCCGCACTGACCGGACGGGTGATCACCTGGGGGCGCAAGCCGTGGCTCGGACTCGGCTTCAGCGGGCGCTTTCTGCCTGCCTAA
- a CDS encoding MFS transporter has translation MTIAASTPISTWAPLRSKVYRALWIAQLVSNLGTWMQTVGAQWILVDEPNAAVLVSFVQTAITLPVMLLAIPSGVIADLVDRRRLLLGAQSTMAVLAAVLAVSTATGHTTPAVLLTLLFLLGCGQALTGPAWQAIQPELVPREQIPSAAALGSMSINIGRAVGPAIAGVLVSLSGPTLVFTLNAVSFVGIVVVLGLWRRPATDRQLPSERPLAALQAGTRFIRAAPAIRRVLLRSILFIAPASALWALLPVIARDELGLSSSGYGLMLAALGLGAVLGAVGLSRLRTLLTPTQRLTTAAVLFGLATAATAVLHVVPVVLVLLVFAGFAWLLAMSTMNSTMQLLLPAWVRARGLSVYLLVFMGGQAIGSVVWGVVAGAAGPVSALLIAAALLALCAVSTVWLPISHNAENLDQTPSAFWPEPQLVVEPDPADGPVLVLRTYDVPPENVDEFMTAMAFVGRSRQRTGAMEWRLYRDVGVLDRYVEAFVVRSWAEHMHQHQVRLTAQDQIREQEASKFTIGDDQVTHLVAISPR, from the coding sequence GTGACCATTGCCGCCTCCACCCCGATCTCCACTTGGGCGCCACTGCGGTCGAAGGTGTATCGCGCATTGTGGATCGCGCAGCTGGTATCCAACCTCGGCACCTGGATGCAGACCGTCGGCGCGCAGTGGATCCTGGTCGACGAGCCGAATGCGGCCGTCCTCGTCTCCTTCGTGCAGACCGCGATCACGCTGCCGGTGATGCTGCTCGCTATACCGTCCGGCGTGATCGCCGATCTGGTCGATCGACGAAGGCTGCTGCTCGGTGCGCAGTCGACGATGGCGGTGCTCGCCGCGGTGCTTGCGGTGTCGACGGCGACCGGGCACACCACTCCGGCCGTGTTGCTCACCCTCCTGTTCCTGCTCGGCTGTGGGCAAGCGCTCACCGGGCCCGCGTGGCAGGCGATTCAGCCGGAACTCGTACCGCGCGAGCAGATTCCGTCGGCGGCGGCACTGGGCAGCATGAGCATCAACATCGGGCGCGCGGTGGGTCCCGCGATCGCGGGGGTGCTGGTGTCGCTGTCCGGGCCGACCTTGGTGTTCACCCTGAACGCGGTGTCGTTCGTTGGCATTGTCGTGGTGCTCGGCCTGTGGCGCAGGCCCGCGACGGACCGGCAGCTGCCGAGCGAACGTCCGTTGGCGGCATTGCAGGCCGGAACCCGATTCATTCGAGCGGCCCCGGCGATCCGACGGGTACTGCTGCGTTCGATTCTGTTCATCGCCCCGGCCAGCGCGCTGTGGGCGCTGCTGCCGGTGATCGCGCGCGACGAACTGGGGCTGTCCTCGTCCGGCTACGGGCTCATGCTTGCCGCACTCGGTCTCGGCGCGGTACTCGGCGCCGTCGGGCTATCGCGGCTGCGCACGCTCCTGACACCCACCCAGCGGTTGACCACAGCGGCGGTGCTCTTCGGGCTCGCTACGGCGGCTACCGCGGTGCTGCACGTCGTGCCGGTCGTGCTGGTATTGCTGGTCTTCGCCGGTTTCGCCTGGCTGCTCGCGATGTCCACGATGAACTCGACCATGCAGTTGCTGTTGCCCGCGTGGGTGCGCGCCCGCGGCCTTTCGGTGTATCTGCTGGTGTTCATGGGTGGGCAGGCGATCGGCTCAGTGGTGTGGGGCGTGGTCGCCGGTGCGGCCGGGCCGGTGTCCGCGCTGCTGATCGCCGCGGCGCTGCTCGCGCTGTGCGCGGTCAGCACGGTGTGGCTGCCGATCAGTCACAATGCGGAGAACCTGGACCAGACGCCCTCGGCGTTCTGGCCGGAACCGCAGCTGGTGGTCGAACCAGATCCGGCGGACGGGCCGGTGCTGGTGCTGCGCACCTACGACGTGCCGCCCGAAAACGTGGACGAGTTCATGACCGCGATGGCGTTCGTCGGCCGGTCCCGGCAACGCACCGGCGCGATGGAGTGGCGGCTGTATCGCGACGTCGGCGTGCTCGACCGCTACGTCGAGGCGTTCGTCGTCCGGTCCTGGGCCGAGCACATGCACCAGCACCAGGTCCGGCTCACCGCGCAGGACCAGATCCGCGAGCAGGAGGCGTCGAAATTCACCATCGGCGACGACCAGGTCACCCACCTGGTCGCGATCTCGCCACGTTAG